The following nucleotide sequence is from Xiphophorus maculatus strain JP 163 A chromosome 22, X_maculatus-5.0-male, whole genome shotgun sequence.
GGAGCTGAAATGCTTGTTCCTAAAAATCTATCAGAATTTTCAGTCAATGAATATCAGATTCTTCACCTGGTAAAATCTACTCAAAATCTCTGGATTTAGTCACATTAAGTTTTAAGGAGCTATACTTATCAACttccttttagtttttacttaAGTGTGTTCTTTGTGTGTCAATTCTTTTTGGCCGTTACAAGGAGAAATGTGCACAGAAATGTACATACAGTGggtatttaatttgtatgtaGCTCTACTGAGAATATGGCTTTTCAATTATAATGGAGACTGCAGCTGGTACCAATACTGTCCAGAAGATGGCAGCATTAATATAGCAATAATATATACTGTAGCATTAATATACAAGTAAAAACTGGAACTATCAAATCATTATCAAGGTCAAGGCCAAAATAAACATCTTCTGGATAATGTAGACCAATGTGAAAAGTACTTTTGAAGTAATACAAATCAGCCAATCATAATTATTTATCAAAAGCACATAAAGTGAGTGATGATtctggaaaaaatatgaaaagtattCAATAAGCGTCTTTAAATGTGAAGCTTCCTGATGACTATTTCCactaaaacaattaattaacaaaaatgttgttactttatcatcatttttgttgacctgttattgtttttaagtaGATTTATGGAGAAATATGGACATTTACACATATTAAACCAGATTAAATTTAGAGTTTTAGcacaaaaaaatgaatgtattCAATGTCAAATCCATAGAAGAGATGGTGCagatcaaacaaaaacataagtgTAATATATTTAAGCTAAATATGTGCAGAAATGTGTTCTCAGAAAACAAGTGACCTTAAATAATGTTGATCTTGGCTTTCAGGTTTGCTCCTAATGTTGGGTCTGGATTAAGGCAGTTCTGTGGGAAACTTTTAGACATGTTTGAACCAAGAAGTGATGCAAACAAGAATCATCTTTGGTCTGAATTGAAGCAATAAGCCCCTCAGGTGAGGAGGAGTAGTTCCTCACCCTTAATATTTCTCTGCATGCTCTgagctttaaataaaatgaaaataattgtgGTGGTGACTGATTAAAGAAACAAGTGAGCTGAAGCAAggggtttgtttgtgtttgctgaTGTACAAAGGTTGTTGTGAGCATCCAATGGTTCAACCTGACCATCAGATTATCTGAGTGATAGAGAAGAAGGCCATcgagaaaataaacaaactgaatcaAAGCAGCTGGAAGTCTGAAGGAGAGCACTTTTATTCatgcaaaacagcaaaatattcaaaatttcaacaaaaaaccccccagaTTTTCTACTCTAACAATGTTTATGCTACGTTAACAAGCAGGCTGAAAGAACGGTTCTCACActgcattaaaaatgcaacacaatATACCAAACAAGGACACACCAAAGGTGATGAAGAGTGCTTAGCTAAACCACTCCTTCCTCTGTGTCCATGTGGGTGGTCCTGGTGCAGAACACGTCCGCCAGCATGTGCTTGGGGATCTCCGAGCCGCGGACACGCAGGGTGTAGCAGGCGTCCTCCACTTTGCCCAGGCTCTGCCGGAGCGTGTGCAGCTTCTTGGAGACCTCGTAAGGCCCAGTGTTCCCGATGTAGGAGAAGCCATCATGAATCTGCCGGAGGAACTGACTCAGCTGGAAGGGCGTGTCGATGTCGCCGTTGCCCACGCTGCCGATGCACAGCCGCATCAGCTCTCCCGTCAGGTCGGCCACGCCCAGCAGGTAGTCGGCCGGCGTCACCTGGAAGGTCAGGACGTGAGCTGACGAAGGCGGGGCTTCCGCCGAgtcctgaaaataaataaattaatgaaaaaagatTTCAACTGCTTCATAAAAACTACTCACACCACTTTAAAATTCATCAGAGTATGTTATGTGAGGTTTGATAGGGAACATTAGATAGACATGTTATTTGAGATGATAACTTGTCAAACGTACTTTTGGATCTGCGTTGTCGGTTTTCATGAAGACGAGCCTCGCGTTTATCTCCTCCAGGCTGAGAAGGCTGCGATGACGGATGTAGTGCAGGAAGGTGACGGCCTCCACATACTCCTGAATTCCTGAAGCACAAAATATAACTAATATAAATCAGCACAAGAtgttataaaaaatgcattaagttattttgtttgttgtacaGCAGAAATTAAATGATGCAGAAAATGCTAAATGCTCCTTGTGCATTAAAGAGCACAGATGAAAATAATCATCTTGTTTCCTGCCTCTATTGTTTGATGAAATGGTGATGATTTTTTTGTAGCGGCTAAGATGAACCCTCATTTGTTTTCAGAACCTGAGTAAACAACAATCAAATAATTGCAGGACGGAAGATGTCGTGTCTGAAGTTTACTTTAGGAGCTGCAGTCGGGCTTCAAAGGCTCCACCGCGCTGCGTTCATGTTGCTGCGTGGAGCAACAAGCAGGCAGGAGGGCCTCTTCACAGGGACATCACACACAGGTAGACAACGTTTATTAATTAGAAACATCGTCCggatttttttttggtgtttcagAGCAAAGAGGGTTTAAAAGAAATTGACCCtttattgatttttactttcttcCCAACTATAAGTTACTTTgaattagggctgaaatgatgaatcagattaatcgattattgtaataatcatcaactaattttgtaatcaattaatcgttaactggagcaCATATatgctttgttatttttaaaattaaacatgttctacccagaactcctcaagttgCATAGTGTATATCAGAGGGATGCTATCTTGTTgaattttaagcaataaaatgtttattttattatttgtatctttcaatgtatttctaatattgaataaaaacaaggatTAGTTGATTACTTGTCAAAATAATCGA
It contains:
- the tsnax gene encoding translin-associated protein X — its product is MNKREGEGWSRRNAEAAQERDAHANSSSPVIAAFKVFQQELDTRHDKYERLIKISRDVTIESKRSIFLLHRVTNIPDTEGVLNEAESKLDGVRQKIGQIAEELRGEDIYQFHRAFTPGIQEYVEAVTFLHYIRHRSLLSLEEINARLVFMKTDNADPKDSAEAPPSSAHVLTFQVTPADYLLGVADLTGELMRLCIGSVGNGDIDTPFQLSQFLRQIHDGFSYIGNTGPYEVSKKLHTLRQSLGKVEDACYTLRVRGSEIPKHMLADVFCTRTTHMDTEEGVV